GGGCTACAGTCTCCGTCCGCCGCGAGGTAGAGTTCCGAAAGAACGCCGCCCTCTACTCCGACGATGCTTGTTccagaggcggcggcgttgagtTCTTTGCAGATATCGACGACCCTTTCGACGTAGCGCTGCTTGGTGTTCTCGTCCAGGGTGGGCCACAGACTGTCGATGGTCATCCCGGGAACGCGAGTGAGAAAGATGTAATACCGGCCCTGGTGCTCGGTATGATGGATGACTTTGGGAATCGAGAAACTCCACAAGCGCTGGTGAAGCCAGGCATACGTCGTATGCTCTCGTGTGACCTCAGGTATGGTGAGAAGCCTCACTTTGCAGAAAGCTTCGCCAATGCGGAAGACAGCAGAAACATCTCCGGCATCGTAGACCAGCTTGATCTCACTCGTGTTGGAAAGTGGtcgggaagggggaaggggagatgGTGCTTCGGTGAGTCGATAGCCTCCGCCATTTCCGTCAGCCCAAGCACCGTTGAAATATGTAGTTCGAGAGAGGAGAAGCGTGTCCCCTATAAGCAA
The DNA window shown above is from Colletotrichum destructivum chromosome 2, complete sequence and carries:
- a CDS encoding Putative aminoglycoside phosphotransferase, protein kinase-like domain superfamily — protein: MGQRHVRDSIREVDDQSLLIGDTLLLSRTTYFNGAWADGNGGGYRLTEAPSPLPPSRPLSNTSEIKLVYDAGDVSAVFRIGEAFCKVRLLTIPEVTREHTTYAWLHQRLWSFSIPKVIHHTEHQGRYYIFLTRVPGMTIDSLWPTLDENTKQRYVERVVDICKELNAAASGTSIVGVEGGVLSELYLAADGDCSPQTLRKTSLELGMDCSKLIFYHCDMSPTNIFFDPVDHSTGVIDWEVAGFVPLEWVRTKFRVSGGFDLCGGDKLDYRRRVQICLGEAGFTDVSSTFMDILNKKSLAREQK